A region from the bacterium genome encodes:
- a CDS encoding SIS domain-containing protein produces MDSVLENILQQPFVFDTLIRKHLDGDSLALRLAGMELSRFENVIFTGMGTSLFSAYPACLYLMDRGCRTVQWLDASELLHYGMASITSRTLLIMISQSGESFEIVRITQVLQARGISPTIVGITMTDQNSALHDRADIALAVSDSSETSLGAFKSYTGSLVLLLLLAKRLIDPKPEPDKDRERLSDLARKMSAYFACWQSFLQDESRRMPHSIYCIGRGPAFSASLTGALLTIELAKSNACALSGGQFRHGPIEAAADPENLFMVSAPTGRTHEPLLRLAGELAEAAARVMLFTNAATESGLSVVRMPELDEYFSPALYVVPLQLFSYYLALSRGLKPGAAKFISKVTRSE; encoded by the coding sequence GTGGATTCCGTACTTGAAAATATCCTGCAACAGCCGTTCGTCTTTGATACGCTCATCCGTAAACATCTGGACGGCGACAGCCTGGCGCTGCGCTTGGCCGGCATGGAGCTGTCCCGGTTCGAAAATGTCATTTTTACCGGTATGGGGACCTCTCTTTTCAGCGCCTATCCGGCCTGCTTGTACCTGATGGATCGCGGCTGCAGAACGGTTCAATGGCTGGATGCCTCTGAACTGCTGCATTACGGCATGGCCTCGATCACCTCCAGAACCCTGCTGATCATGATCTCCCAGTCGGGCGAATCCTTTGAGATCGTCCGGATCACCCAGGTGCTGCAGGCGCGCGGGATTTCGCCGACGATAGTGGGGATCACGATGACCGATCAGAACAGCGCTCTGCACGATCGTGCGGACATTGCTTTGGCGGTGTCCGATTCCAGTGAAACCTCTCTGGGCGCCTTTAAATCCTATACCGGTTCTCTGGTGCTGCTTCTGCTGCTGGCCAAACGGTTGATCGATCCGAAACCGGAGCCCGATAAGGACCGCGAGAGGCTTTCCGATCTGGCTCGGAAGATGAGCGCCTACTTTGCCTGTTGGCAGTCCTTTCTGCAGGATGAGAGCCGAAGGATGCCTCATTCCATTTACTGCATTGGACGGGGACCGGCGTTCTCCGCCTCCCTGACCGGCGCCCTCCTCACTATCGAGTTGGCCAAGAGCAACGCCTGTGCGCTGAGCGGCGGTCAGTTCCGCCATGGTCCCATCGAAGCGGCTGCAGATCCGGAAAATCTTTTCATGGTTTCAGCGCCGACCGGAAGGACCCATGAGCCCTTGCTTCGTTTGGCAGGAGAACTGGCCGAAGCGGCAGCCAGGGTAATGCTGTTCACGAATGCGGCAACGGAGAGCGGTCTATCCGTGGTCCGCATGCCGGAACTGGATGAATATTTTTCTCCAGCCCTTTATGTGGTTCCGTTGCAGCTGTTCAGCTACTATCTCGCCTTGTCCAGAGGTCTGAAGCCCGGGGCGGCGAAATTTATCAGCAAAGTAACGCGGTCAGAATAA
- a CDS encoding T9SS type A sorting domain-containing protein: protein MRWIKCFSVFLVVFFFIATTTGFAEDKDNMKWKLAWTTPATGPTENAAIDGEVPIPYRFYNSEAWFDFDGDGNLEFYAEDQTPFRGYIYEADGNNQFVYRWHIDYFDTTGNLLNNERSSHGTDCDGDGADELIHMHTVPIPTSPRHIPPIRVFKHTAGSAEFLPDPWHWTVAWDAVPTGQGDGSFRPEYYTDAGDFDNDGRGEFAINYKRDPLYHFAIVEITPPLTPEAVQFKIELMVNKEEYMKPGVEYGNGYNSCRIDGEDLDNDGRAEFFLLNRETPAVLPQADYYIDCTGENTYEVHGFFKNDPIVMPVPYIRIGENYDFIDLDHDGVKELVCYGKGLTDDVGKYMQLWVGKLNPADPAHVVNADSWFRIKSMDEMLGKQPGGYPKQGGGWLEVGDADKDGFADIYFGAGSDGLVMDVEFVGTDISNPDHYNYYPILSLQKALNDTINGYHAARSAIGDGDGDGQTDIILWSKTEWTAAAKVPRPGIYLIEYGPGSIATAVENRPVAAVTSPGSFTLQQNYPNPFNPTTTISYSLDKPAAVKLDIYSINGQLIRTLVDARQANGGHSVVWDGKDNRSLRVSSGVYLYVLSVNSERTIKKMTMVK, encoded by the coding sequence ATGAGATGGATTAAATGTTTCAGTGTTTTCCTGGTTGTCTTTTTCTTCATCGCCACCACGACCGGTTTTGCCGAGGACAAAGACAACATGAAGTGGAAGCTGGCTTGGACCACGCCGGCGACCGGGCCCACCGAGAACGCGGCCATCGACGGCGAAGTCCCGATCCCCTATCGCTTTTACAACTCGGAGGCCTGGTTCGACTTTGACGGCGACGGCAATCTCGAATTCTACGCCGAGGACCAGACCCCGTTCCGCGGCTATATCTACGAAGCCGACGGCAACAATCAATTTGTCTACCGCTGGCACATCGATTACTTTGATACCACCGGCAACCTGCTCAACAACGAACGCTCCTCCCACGGCACCGACTGCGACGGCGACGGCGCCGACGAATTGATTCACATGCACACCGTGCCCATTCCCACCAGCCCGCGCCACATTCCGCCGATCCGGGTATTCAAACACACCGCCGGATCCGCCGAGTTCCTCCCTGATCCTTGGCACTGGACCGTGGCCTGGGATGCCGTGCCCACTGGACAGGGCGACGGCTCCTTCCGTCCCGAATATTACACCGATGCCGGCGACTTTGACAACGACGGCCGCGGCGAATTCGCCATCAACTACAAACGCGACCCCCTCTACCACTTTGCCATCGTGGAGATCACGCCGCCCCTCACCCCTGAGGCCGTCCAGTTCAAAATTGAACTCATGGTCAACAAAGAAGAGTACATGAAACCCGGCGTCGAATACGGCAACGGCTACAACTCTTGCCGCATTGACGGCGAAGACCTCGACAACGACGGCCGCGCCGAATTCTTCCTCCTCAACCGCGAAACTCCGGCCGTCCTGCCCCAGGCCGACTATTACATCGATTGCACCGGCGAAAATACCTATGAGGTCCACGGCTTTTTCAAAAACGACCCCATCGTCATGCCGGTTCCCTACATCCGCATCGGTGAAAACTATGACTTTATCGACCTCGACCACGACGGCGTCAAAGAACTCGTCTGCTACGGCAAAGGTCTCACCGACGACGTCGGCAAATACATGCAACTCTGGGTCGGAAAACTCAACCCCGCGGACCCCGCCCATGTCGTCAACGCCGACAGCTGGTTCCGCATCAAATCCATGGATGAGATGCTCGGCAAACAACCCGGCGGCTATCCCAAACAGGGCGGCGGCTGGCTTGAAGTCGGCGACGCCGACAAAGACGGATTTGCCGACATCTATTTCGGCGCCGGATCCGACGGCCTGGTCATGGACGTCGAATTCGTCGGCACCGACATCTCCAATCCCGACCATTACAACTATTACCCGATCCTCTCTCTGCAAAAAGCTCTCAATGACACCATCAACGGCTACCACGCCGCCCGCTCCGCCATCGGCGACGGCGACGGCGACGGTCAAACCGACATCATCCTCTGGAGCAAAACAGAGTGGACCGCGGCCGCTAAAGTCCCGCGCCCCGGCATCTATCTCATCGAGTACGGTCCGGGCTCAATCGCCACTGCAGTTGAAAATCGTCCGGTCGCGGCTGTAACGTCGCCGGGATCCTTCACTCTGCAGCAGAATTATCCTAATCCTTTCAACCCGACGACTACCATCTCCTATTCATTGGACAAACCCGCGGCCGTCAAACTGGACATCTATAGCATCAACGGTCAATTGATCCGGACACTGGTGGATGCCAGACAGGCCAACGGCGGACATTCCGTTGTTTGGGACGGGAAGGATAACCGCTCTCTCCGCGTTTCATCGGGCGTGTATCTCTACGTGCTGTCCGTCAACTCGGAGCGAACAATCAAAAAGATGACTATGGTCAAATAA